A part of Aegilops tauschii subsp. strangulata cultivar AL8/78 chromosome 2, Aet v6.0, whole genome shotgun sequence genomic DNA contains:
- the LOC109778162 gene encoding E3 ubiquitin-protein ligase ATL41 gives MSISSSSNKTLPYSADGGSYSTHDTLALLVIGFSVTAVCVFIIALFDCLCCRPRRAGGRRIVFVGARPFLVRAGGDGGLSPTAVAALPSFLYHRGVAVRGNDGPDGRGEGSGGGRGWAQCAVCLSLVKEGEVVRQLPACMHLFHVGCVDTWLHSHSTCPLCRATVEPPSKDQVPPV, from the coding sequence ATGTCGATATCCTCGAGCTCCAACAAGACGCTGCCCTACTCGGCGGACGGTGGCAGCTACAGCACCCACGACACGCTCGCCCTCCTCGTCATCGGCTTCAGCGTCACCGCCGTCTGTGTCTTCATAATCGCCCTATTCGATTGCCTGTGCTGCCGCCCGCGCCGCGCTGGCGGCCGCAGGATCGTCTTCGTGGGCGCCCGGCCGTTCTTGGTGCGTGCCGGCGGCGATGGTGGGCTGAGCCCCACGGCCGTGGCCGCGCTGCCGTCGTTCTTGTACCACAGAGGCGTGGCCGTCCGCGGCAACGACGGTCCGGACGGTCGTGGcgaaggcagcggcggcggccgcgGGTGGGCGCAGTGCGCGGTGTGCCTCAGCCTGGTGAAGGAAGGGGAGGTGGTGAGGCAGCTGCCGGCGTGCATGCACCTGTTCCATGTAGGCTGCGTCGACACCTGGTTGCACTCCCACTCCACTTGCCCTCTGTGCAGGGCCACGGTAGAGCCCCCTTCGAAAGACCAGGTGCCTCCTGTGTGA